The sequence TTCCTATTATTGCAGCTACACATTCCAAAAATTCTTTAAATCAATTGGCTTTAGCTTGGGGAGTTAGCAGTATATCCATTAAGGCTTATAAAAATTCTGCCGATGCTTTAAAACAAATTCAAAAAATCTTATTAAAAAAAGCTATTGTTAAAAAGGGAGACTTGGTGGTGCTAAGTTTAGGCTTACCTGTGGACCAAGCCGCCTCTACTAATTCTTTAAAAATCCATAGAATTTAGACTCTGCAACTATAAAACTTCATAAAAAAAACTATGGGGAGTAATAACTTTTTGTTATTATTAATTTCTCTCAAAAGTTTGAAGCCCTGTTTTTAAAATAGAAAATAGCTAATAATATCAATGGATTATAAAGCTATTTTAAAAAATAGTGAAATAAAAATCTTAGCCACATCGCAGCAAAAACTCCTAGCCTTTAGCCTGCAAATTGTAAAAAATATCCGAGCTTTGTAAAATTTATACATCTGTAAAAACAACAACGAATAAGGGGATTTTAGTGAAAGCACAAGCATATATTTTACAAATAATTATTGGTTTAATGGGGTTATCCTTTAACTCTTTATCTTATGCACAAAGTGTTTCTTCTTCCGCCGAGTCGACTCGTTATATAGTACAAGTTTCTGATTTGGTATATACGGCTATTGCCGAAAGTGTTTTTTCTCCTCAAGCAGAATTTACCATTCCTTTTGCATCGTCTATTTTAAATCCTTTTTTAAAAAATAAAGAGGTTGTAGATAAAATCAAAGCCGTTTCTTTAAGTCGCATTTACAACAACATAGCCCCCGAGTATAAAGATATGATTTCTTCTATGGGAGCAAACAGTCAAGCCTTTGCCCTTGGCAATTCTTTTACAGCAAACCCACAGGTAAAGCTATTGCCACATTTGCAAATATTGATTGTTGATTCGGCATCTTTTGATAAAGAAGCTGTATCTCAATTTTCTGGAATAGAATTAGTACAAAAAGACAAATACTTTTATTTGTATGGTGATGCAACTAATAGAAAACAAAACTGGATGCTAGATAATACTAAGCTAAGTCAGTTATTAGAGGTATTTGCAAATAGTAATAAAAATTTAAGTGTAAATAAGAAAAAAACCGTATCAGAAATAGAAAAAAAGTACGGTAATTTTTGGGCCTTAGAAGCTATTCAAGCTCGCCAAGCTTGGAGCACTTATAATAATCTTGGGTCTAATGTTCGAGTGATGGTGGCAGATACTGGGGTGGACACCAATCATCCCGATTTATCAGAGGCTTTTGAAAAGGGAAAAAGTTTTGTTATTGGCACTAAATCTTTTGCAGATGTCGAGGGGCATGGCACTCATGTGGCAGGTACTGTTTTGGGTAAAAGTTATGGAGTGGCACCAAAAGCTAAATTACTTGTAGGAAAAATTTGTGGAAATGTAAATGGAGGAGTCAGTTGTTCTTCTAGTGCTATTTTGCAAGCTTTAAATTGGGCCATTGAGGAAAAAGTTGATGTAATTAATTTATCTTTAGGTAGCGATATAGAAAAAAATAAAATGTTTAAACCGGTTTACCAAAAAGTGGTTAAAAGTGGAAGTTTGGTAGTGGCGGCGGCTGGAAATGCGGGAAGGTATATTAAAAACAAAATTTCTTACCCTGCTGGTTATCAAGAGGTAATTTCTGTAGGTTCTGTAAAAGCAGTGGAAGATCACTTCGAAAAAAGTCATTTTTCGCAATATTCTAGTCGATTAGATATTGTTGCTCCAGGAGAAAAAATTATTTCTACAGTGCCGTTATCTAGTTTTAAAGAAGTATTAACTTTGCATGTTAAAAACGATAAAGGGGAAGAAAAGGCAATACCAATGTTATCGACTCTAGTAATGAATTCTACTAAATCTAGTATTGCAAAATCGGAATTAGTTTTTAGTACAGCCCCATACATAAATGGTAAATTTGTTTTATTTTCTTTAGATAGTAGTATGACAAGTCCAAAAATTGTACTAAACAAGCTACAGTCTTTAGACAGAAGAGGTGCAGCGGCGGTATTCTTTGTTGGATCTTTTAAACTAAAACAATGGGTGACTAACATTTTGGCCAAGGAACATTTTTCTTTTATCTATTATCTAGTTCCCGAACAGATAGGAAATAAATTACATAAGATTATTACCAATCCACAAGTAACTATGTCTTTTAGTCTGCAAGTGAAAACCAATATTAAATATTATAAGATGTCAGGAACTTCTATGGCTAGCCCCCATGTTGCTGGTATTTTAGCCTTAGCTAAATCTAAAAAATCGGGATTAGATTTTAAAGAGGCAAGGCTATTGTTAAAAACTAGTGCAAAATCTGTATCTTCAATTACTAATGGAGTTGGAGCTGGCTTAGCTCAAACTAGTGATTTACTAAGTTTAATGCAATAGTTAAAGCTTTACTATTGTTTAAGTTTTGTTACATTTAGTTGGTGAAAACTTTCATAAAAAATTTTTTTTCGCAAGGCCCTTTATTAGTGAGTGGAAAAATTTTTCTATTTACTTTAGTGCTAAGTTGGCTTTACCGCATTGTCTTTTTTTCTGTTTTTGCCGATGCCACTATTTTTCATTCCATATCCGACTTACTTTATAGTTTATATTTATCCTTAAAATTAGATATTCGTCTTTCTATATTAGTAATAGCTCCCTTTTTTTTACTGTGGCCTTTGTTTAAAAAAATAAAAAAGAAAATATATACAATATTTTGGTTGGGCGCTTATTTTATTTTTTATTTTTTCTTATTATTAGTATTTATTTTTGATTCTATAAATTTTGACTATCTAGGTAGTAGATTATCCTTTAGCAGCATGCGATTTTTTAATGATTTTAAAACTTCTTTACAGGTGGGTTTAGATTACTATCCTGTATTTTCCATACTTATTGCTTTAATAGCCGTTTCTGTATGCGTGTTTTTTGTATTAAAGCGCATTTTTTTTCCTATTAAAAATTCAGGGATTATAAAATTAAATAAGCTTCAGTATTTTTGTTTATATTTTATAGTTTCTTTTATGATGGCCTTAGGGATTTACGGAAAAATAGCTCCTCCTCCAGCACTTAGGTGGTCAGATGTTTATTTTTTAAAAAATAATTTTTTAATTAAAGCCACTTTAAACCCCTTGTTGTATTTTTATGATTCTAGCCAATGGAATAGTGTGGCTTATGACATAAACGCGGTAAAAAAAATATATCCATACTTAAAAAAAACTTTAGGCATTTATAAAAAAACAAAATCTATTTCTTTTGACCGAGTCATTAAGGCAACCGCTCAAGGCAAGTTAGATAAAAACACTAATGTGGTTGTAATTATTATGGAGTCTTTAGCTAAGCATAAAACCAGCTTAATGAACCCTATGAATTCTACTCCTTATTTAAAAGCCATTGCTAAAAACGGAGTGTATTTTAATAATTTTTTTACTTCTACTATGGGAACAGCGCGAGGGGTTTTTTCTACAGTTAGCTCTGTACCAGACCCTAATTTTGGAAGAAAAGGAACCGCTTCTAGAAATAATAATTTGCCTGCACAAAATTCGGCTTTTAATGCTTTAAGCGATCATAAAAAATTCTATTTTTTAGGAGGATCTTTAAATTGGGCACAAATGAGAGGGGTACTTCATAAAGCCATACCCGATATGACACTGTTTGAAGAGGGTAGCTATAAAAGACCAAATACAGATGTATGGGGTTTGTCTGATTTAGATTTAGTAATTGAGGCGAACGAAGTATTTAAAAAACAAAAAAAACCATTTGCGGCTATTATACAGTTTGCCAGTTTTCATAGTCCATTTAGTATTCCAAAAGATAAAAAATCTTTTCAATTAGTGAAAAAGCCTTTAAAAGTTTTAAAAAAAAATGGCTTTCGTCATTTAGCAGAATATAATTCTTTACGATTTTCCGATTATAGTTTGCATTACTTGATGGAACTTGCGAAAAAAAATAAATATTTTGATAACACAGTATTTGTTATTTTGGGAGATCATGGGCTTTCTATTAGAGGAGACATGGCCTATGTGCCTCGGTATATTAAAGATTTTCAGTTAGGTTATGCCATGACTCCTTTAATTTTTTATGCTCCTAAAAAACTAAAGCCAAAAATATACACCAAGTTTGCTTTGCAAGTGGATGTTTTACCTTCGGTAGTTGCCGCTTTAGGAAAAAGTTTTGTTGCAACAGGGTTTGGAATAAATTTATTTAATAAGTCATTATCAAGAAAATATATAATCACTCAGCCAGGGGCCGGACCAGAAATAAATCTTTTTTATAAAGATAAAATATTACAATACAATATTGCGGCAAAAAAAACAGCGAAAACGGCTTTTTTAAATCCATACCGATTAACAGCAGTAAGTGATTTTCCTTATACTGATGATTTACAAGAGAGAATTAAATCTTTGCATGAAGCTATGAAGTATATTTTGCTTCATAATAAAAAAAATAATGAAAAATTAAGGTCGTTATGAAAGAAAAAATTTTAGTAACTGGTGGAGCTGGGTACATTGGCAGTCATGTAGTAAAACAATTACTAGAAAGTAATACTTGTGAAGTAGTAGTTATTGATAATCTTTCCACAGGATTTATAAAAACAATAAAGCAATTACAAAGTATTAAAAATTTTTCGTTTTTTAAAGAAGATTTAAAAAACCTAGATAAAATAGAAGAGATTTTTTGCAAAGAAAAAATAGATTCTGTTTTGCACTTTGCTGGCAGTTTAATTGTTCCCGAATCTATTACCAACCCATTAAAATATTATGATAAT comes from Pseudobdellovibrionaceae bacterium and encodes:
- a CDS encoding S8 family serine peptidase, producing MKAQAYILQIIIGLMGLSFNSLSYAQSVSSSAESTRYIVQVSDLVYTAIAESVFSPQAEFTIPFASSILNPFLKNKEVVDKIKAVSLSRIYNNIAPEYKDMISSMGANSQAFALGNSFTANPQVKLLPHLQILIVDSASFDKEAVSQFSGIELVQKDKYFYLYGDATNRKQNWMLDNTKLSQLLEVFANSNKNLSVNKKKTVSEIEKKYGNFWALEAIQARQAWSTYNNLGSNVRVMVADTGVDTNHPDLSEAFEKGKSFVIGTKSFADVEGHGTHVAGTVLGKSYGVAPKAKLLVGKICGNVNGGVSCSSSAILQALNWAIEEKVDVINLSLGSDIEKNKMFKPVYQKVVKSGSLVVAAAGNAGRYIKNKISYPAGYQEVISVGSVKAVEDHFEKSHFSQYSSRLDIVAPGEKIISTVPLSSFKEVLTLHVKNDKGEEKAIPMLSTLVMNSTKSSIAKSELVFSTAPYINGKFVLFSLDSSMTSPKIVLNKLQSLDRRGAAAVFFVGSFKLKQWVTNILAKEHFSFIYYLVPEQIGNKLHKIITNPQVTMSFSLQVKTNIKYYKMSGTSMASPHVAGILALAKSKKSGLDFKEARLLLKTSAKSVSSITNGVGAGLAQTSDLLSLMQ
- a CDS encoding sulfatase-like hydrolase/transferase gives rise to the protein MKTFIKNFFSQGPLLVSGKIFLFTLVLSWLYRIVFFSVFADATIFHSISDLLYSLYLSLKLDIRLSILVIAPFFLLWPLFKKIKKKIYTIFWLGAYFIFYFFLLLVFIFDSINFDYLGSRLSFSSMRFFNDFKTSLQVGLDYYPVFSILIALIAVSVCVFFVLKRIFFPIKNSGIIKLNKLQYFCLYFIVSFMMALGIYGKIAPPPALRWSDVYFLKNNFLIKATLNPLLYFYDSSQWNSVAYDINAVKKIYPYLKKTLGIYKKTKSISFDRVIKATAQGKLDKNTNVVVIIMESLAKHKTSLMNPMNSTPYLKAIAKNGVYFNNFFTSTMGTARGVFSTVSSVPDPNFGRKGTASRNNNLPAQNSAFNALSDHKKFYFLGGSLNWAQMRGVLHKAIPDMTLFEEGSYKRPNTDVWGLSDLDLVIEANEVFKKQKKPFAAIIQFASFHSPFSIPKDKKSFQLVKKPLKVLKKNGFRHLAEYNSLRFSDYSLHYLMELAKKNKYFDNTVFVILGDHGLSIRGDMAYVPRYIKDFQLGYAMTPLIFYAPKKLKPKIYTKFALQVDVLPSVVAALGKSFVATGFGINLFNKSLSRKYIITQPGAGPEINLFYKDKILQYNIAAKKTAKTAFLNPYRLTAVSDFPYTDDLQERIKSLHEAMKYILLHNKKNNEKLRSL